Proteins found in one Methanospirillum hungatei JF-1 genomic segment:
- a CDS encoding SWIM zinc finger family protein has translation MWLVNEGAIVRKDLNAYFVHERSKEYIVIEDGCTCPDYEQNEDLCIHMIVVEIARSGD, from the coding sequence ATATGGCTCGTAAACGAAGGGGCAATAGTTCGAAAAGATCTGAATGCCTATTTTGTTCATGAGAGATCAAAAGAGTATATAGTCATTGAAGATGGATGCACCTGTCCGGACTATGAGCAGAATGAAGACCTCTGTATCCATATGATTGTTGTTGAGATCGCTCGATCTGGCGATTAA
- a CDS encoding ABC transporter ATP-binding protein codes for MENIIKTESLTKKFGDLIAVNAVTLNVRKGSLFGLLGPNGSGKTTMIKMLTGQIVPSSGNAHVFGLDVATDPVGIRTLVGIIPEQESPPSFLTAMEYLEFIGDIRKIPDLEQKADWWFDFLEYEDKRNVLCKDLSRGTRQKLMLTQAFIHNPELALIDEPLINFDPIMQDKVKAFFVSYTKQGNTLFISTHLLETAEEICSEVAILHVGNLLYTGTMESVREGNRHLSDLFLSLVRT; via the coding sequence ATGGAAAATATTATTAAAACCGAATCACTGACCAAAAAATTTGGTGATCTGATCGCAGTCAATGCAGTAACCCTGAACGTCAGGAAGGGATCTCTGTTCGGTCTGTTAGGTCCGAACGGATCTGGAAAGACAACGATGATAAAGATGTTGACCGGTCAGATAGTCCCTTCATCCGGGAATGCCCATGTTTTTGGTCTTGATGTGGCAACTGATCCGGTAGGTATCAGAACTTTGGTTGGAATCATTCCAGAACAGGAATCTCCGCCAAGTTTCCTGACTGCCATGGAATACCTGGAATTTATCGGTGATATAAGGAAGATCCCTGATCTGGAACAAAAAGCAGACTGGTGGTTTGATTTTCTTGAGTATGAGGATAAAAGAAATGTGCTCTGCAAGGATCTCTCCCGTGGAACCAGGCAGAAACTGATGCTCACTCAGGCATTTATTCATAACCCTGAACTTGCCCTCATTGATGAACCGCTTATCAACTTTGATCCAATCATGCAGGACAAGGTCAAGGCATTCTTTGTTTCATATACGAAGCAGGGGAATACGCTCTTCATCTCCACTCATCTACTGGAAACGGCTGAAGAGATCTGTTCTGAAGTTGCAATTCTCCATGTGGGAAATCTGCTCTACACCGGAACCATGGAGTCAGTCAGAGAGGGCAATCGTCATCTGTCAGATTTGTTCCTATCACTTGTCAGGACATAA
- a CDS encoding aldehyde ferredoxin oxidoreductase N-terminal domain-containing protein — protein MSPEALLSRVLFIDLSSWSFHTEERSDLFQERLGGAGAAIRLLEEFCPQGADPLGPENPIIFSVGVATALFPLASKCVAMFKSPLTGNLGESHAGGRTAVAIRSAGYGAIVITGKASHPVYLSITKDGVAFRDARALWGTGRSDTAARIIRSKDGTPGTRTILRIGRAGENLIRYASVTSETYRHFGRMGLGAVFGSKKLKAVLISGDNLIELSDRKRYRELYDRLYDQVTRSPLMQKYHEIGTPVNVKSLSAMGSLPVKNLTEQRLGGSDQLSGEEFARLFLSRRVACSHCPVSCIHIGQIRIPYPNDPYFYKTIPVSYDYELIYALGFMLGVSDPTDVLYLIDIIEQIGVDAMSAGVCAAWATEAMNNGLIDEEMTGGIRLSFGDAKHYLAFFESLARQKGEFYQILGKGVSFAASVYGGEEYALAFGKNEMPGYHTGPAAYIGYICGARHSHLDNAGYSVDQKPEEKFPETPEKIAEELYEEEAYRQILSGLVVCFFARGLYTREIIQEVLSVCGIPITVEELDILGRSILAEKYRFKVREGFSLEPESIPIPKRILELPSGRGEINEEVIRRGIARYKELLEKNM, from the coding sequence ATGAGTCCTGAAGCACTGTTATCACGGGTTCTGTTTATTGATCTTTCTTCGTGGTCATTCCATACAGAAGAAAGGTCCGATCTGTTTCAGGAACGACTTGGTGGTGCCGGAGCAGCTATCAGGCTGCTGGAGGAATTCTGTCCACAAGGGGCTGATCCATTAGGTCCGGAAAATCCGATTATATTTTCCGTCGGAGTTGCTACAGCACTCTTCCCTCTCGCTTCGAAATGTGTTGCAATGTTTAAATCCCCTCTGACCGGAAATCTTGGTGAGAGTCATGCAGGGGGCCGGACAGCAGTTGCAATCAGGTCGGCTGGATATGGCGCCATAGTTATCACCGGGAAAGCCTCACATCCGGTGTATCTGTCTATTACAAAAGATGGTGTTGCATTTCGTGATGCCCGGGCATTGTGGGGGACTGGCCGGAGTGATACTGCAGCACGTATCATCCGGTCAAAAGATGGAACACCAGGAACCAGGACGATATTACGGATTGGAAGAGCCGGAGAGAATCTGATCAGATATGCAAGTGTGACTTCAGAAACCTACCGGCATTTTGGCAGAATGGGGCTTGGGGCAGTATTTGGATCTAAAAAACTTAAGGCAGTTCTGATTTCAGGGGATAATCTCATCGAGTTATCTGACCGGAAGAGATACCGGGAACTTTATGACCGGCTTTACGACCAGGTAACCAGATCTCCCCTTATGCAGAAGTATCATGAGATAGGAACACCGGTAAATGTGAAATCACTCTCTGCAATGGGATCTCTTCCGGTGAAAAATCTCACTGAACAGAGACTGGGGGGCTCTGATCAGTTATCTGGAGAAGAGTTTGCCAGGCTCTTTCTCTCCCGTCGTGTTGCCTGTTCCCATTGTCCGGTCAGTTGTATTCATATCGGTCAGATCCGGATTCCCTATCCGAATGATCCGTACTTTTACAAAACCATCCCGGTGAGTTATGACTATGAACTGATCTATGCTCTTGGATTCATGCTCGGTGTCTCTGATCCCACTGATGTTCTGTATCTGATTGACATCATTGAACAGATCGGAGTTGATGCCATGTCAGCCGGTGTCTGCGCCGCATGGGCAACTGAAGCGATGAATAATGGACTAATTGATGAAGAAATGACCGGAGGTATCAGGCTCTCGTTTGGTGATGCCAAGCATTATCTTGCATTTTTCGAGTCTCTGGCACGACAAAAGGGTGAGTTTTACCAGATCCTGGGGAAAGGAGTGTCGTTTGCAGCCTCAGTCTATGGTGGCGAAGAGTATGCTCTTGCCTTTGGGAAAAATGAAATGCCCGGGTATCACACCGGTCCTGCGGCATATATCGGATATATCTGTGGAGCTCGCCACAGCCATCTTGACAATGCAGGGTATAGTGTTGATCAGAAGCCTGAAGAAAAATTCCCTGAAACACCGGAAAAAATTGCTGAAGAATTGTATGAAGAAGAAGCGTATCGTCAGATCCTATCAGGCCTGGTGGTGTGTTTCTTTGCCCGTGGCCTGTATACCCGTGAAATAATTCAGGAAGTCTTGTCCGTCTGTGGGATACCCATTACGGTGGAAGAACTTGATATCCTTGGAAGATCGATCCTTGCTGAAAAATACCGTTTTAAAGTCCGTGAGGGTTTTTCATTAGAGCCAGAATCCATACCTATACCAAAAAGAATTCTTGAGCTCCCATCCGGCAGGGGAGAAATTAATGAAGAGGTTATCCGGAGAGGAATTGCCCGGTACAAAGAGTTACTTGAAAAAAATATGTGA
- a CDS encoding 4Fe-4S binding protein, with product MPKKRLSVIDADRCVGCQSCMFACTRRLGFGGVSKSAIHVSSVGGIERGFSVRVCRACQDPPCVHLCPEEALLPRPGGGVTLNKDKCTGCKKCLEGCILGAISWDHEENRPIICIYCGYCAQYCPYEVIELQELMADES from the coding sequence ATGCCAAAAAAGCGGCTCTCTGTCATCGACGCTGACAGGTGCGTCGGGTGTCAGTCCTGTATGTTTGCCTGTACCCGAAGGCTTGGATTTGGCGGAGTATCCAAATCTGCTATTCATGTAAGTTCAGTCGGGGGGATTGAACGAGGTTTTTCGGTGAGGGTGTGTCGGGCATGCCAGGATCCCCCTTGTGTTCATCTCTGTCCTGAAGAAGCTCTCCTGCCCCGTCCGGGTGGAGGAGTTACCCTCAATAAAGATAAATGCACCGGGTGTAAAAAATGCCTGGAAGGGTGTATCCTTGGGGCAATATCCTGGGATCATGAAGAGAACCGTCCCATTATCTGTATTTATTGTGGGTATTGCGCACAGTACTGCCCGTACGAAGTTATTGAACTGCAGGAGTTGATGGCTGATGAGTCCTGA
- a CDS encoding threonine--tRNA ligase, which produces MRLLLIHSDFIEYEAKKKTKFAEDPCNPADRLDDALVAFCAVESPDADDIDDVICQTVTAIGEMAGKVECNRVMVYPYAHLSSDLAAPDLAVAALKAIEESLEKAGYEVKRAPFGWYKSFSLSCKGHPLSELSRSITPSEDAVKPEKKHIEHKFFVLTPEGTIHDVQEYMDDSPFAALIKKEIGTAVPVGGEPVHVDLMRSKEFVDYEPVSDVGHLRWLPRGKLVRDLLADYALSLVLDYGASPVETPVMYDLADKAIFEHADKFGERQYRFKSGNRNMMLRFAACFGMFTTMRSMHISPNHLPMKMYELSTYSFRHEQKGEVIGLKRLRAFTMPDMHSLCKDLENALTCFEEQLAIGWKTGRDFGTQLVAVFRCTEEFYSEYEGWIKKIVKDSGVPILIETLSDRVHYWIAKIDLAAIDGQNRPIENPTVQIDVESSKRFGIKYHLADGTEVYPPILHCSPTGSVERVFCAILENTVNQKVAHLPTWLTPTQVRIIPVTDNHLGYAKDIAEKLTKARIRADIDDRDDSLNKKIRAAGMDWVSYVIVVGDSEMNSGNLTVTVRSESEPNKPQKITCTAEKLIEMIGKETSGKPFRPLYTPRMLSLKPRYI; this is translated from the coding sequence ATGCGCCTTCTTTTAATACATTCTGATTTCATTGAATATGAAGCGAAGAAGAAAACAAAATTTGCAGAGGATCCCTGTAATCCGGCCGATCGCCTCGATGATGCCCTGGTAGCATTTTGTGCGGTTGAGTCACCGGATGCTGATGATATTGATGATGTCATATGTCAGACGGTCACCGCAATAGGTGAGATGGCCGGTAAGGTAGAATGTAACCGGGTAATGGTATACCCGTATGCACACCTCTCCTCTGATCTTGCAGCACCGGATCTTGCAGTTGCAGCCCTGAAGGCTATCGAAGAATCCCTGGAAAAAGCAGGATACGAAGTTAAACGAGCTCCTTTTGGATGGTATAAATCGTTCTCCCTCTCCTGTAAAGGGCACCCGCTTTCAGAACTCTCCCGGTCAATCACCCCATCTGAAGATGCGGTAAAACCTGAGAAGAAACATATTGAACATAAATTCTTTGTTCTTACACCCGAAGGCACTATTCATGATGTTCAGGAGTACATGGATGACTCTCCGTTTGCCGCTCTTATAAAAAAGGAGATCGGGACCGCTGTGCCGGTAGGTGGCGAACCGGTCCATGTTGATCTGATGCGTTCCAAGGAGTTTGTGGATTATGAACCGGTATCAGATGTCGGTCATCTCCGCTGGCTCCCCCGTGGAAAGCTGGTCCGTGATCTCTTAGCAGACTATGCCCTATCCCTTGTTCTTGACTATGGTGCAAGTCCGGTTGAGACTCCGGTCATGTATGATCTTGCTGATAAAGCCATCTTTGAACACGCAGACAAGTTTGGTGAGCGGCAGTACCGGTTCAAATCAGGTAACCGCAACATGATGCTCCGATTTGCAGCCTGTTTTGGTATGTTTACCACCATGCGGAGTATGCATATCTCACCAAACCATCTGCCGATGAAGATGTACGAGCTTTCGACCTATTCATTCCGTCATGAACAGAAGGGTGAGGTTATTGGTCTGAAAAGACTTCGTGCTTTTACCATGCCTGATATGCATTCTCTGTGCAAGGATCTTGAGAATGCCCTGACCTGTTTTGAAGAACAGCTTGCCATAGGGTGGAAGACCGGGCGTGACTTCGGGACCCAGCTGGTTGCAGTATTCCGCTGCACTGAGGAATTCTATTCAGAGTATGAAGGCTGGATCAAAAAGATTGTAAAAGACTCCGGTGTTCCAATTCTGATTGAAACTCTTTCAGACCGTGTACATTACTGGATAGCAAAGATTGACCTTGCTGCAATCGACGGGCAGAATCGGCCGATTGAAAACCCGACCGTCCAGATTGACGTTGAAAGCAGCAAACGGTTTGGGATAAAATATCATCTTGCTGATGGAACAGAAGTTTATCCACCAATTCTTCACTGTTCTCCAACCGGTTCAGTTGAGCGTGTATTTTGTGCAATTCTTGAAAATACTGTGAATCAGAAGGTTGCACATCTGCCCACCTGGCTGACCCCAACCCAAGTTCGAATAATTCCGGTCACCGATAATCATCTTGGATATGCAAAAGACATTGCAGAAAAACTTACAAAGGCACGGATCCGGGCCGATATTGATGATCGAGATGATTCCTTAAATAAAAAGATCCGTGCAGCAGGAATGGACTGGGTATCATATGTGATCGTGGTTGGAGATTCAGAGATGAACTCCGGAAACCTTACTGTTACTGTCCGTTCTGAATCTGAACCCAATAAACCACAGAAGATTACCTGCACTGCAGAGAAGCTGATTGAGATGATCGGGAAAGAGACTTCCGGAAAACCATTCAGACCTTTATACACTCCCCGGATGTTATCTCTCAAACCGAGATATATCTAA
- the dcd gene encoding dCTP deaminase, translating into MILVDWQITDRIERGYIGIDPYNPELIQPNSIDIRLGNHFVWYTPGDEIIDPYIRDTVTGGTEEMTAESIVLHPGQFVLAETMEAIRLPDNIVASIEGKSSIARLGIELHQTGGWIDAGFAGSITLEMCNVNQRPVRMHAGMPIGQLVFYTTERALCPYNAKKDAKYLNQRQATLSRYYENKKRA; encoded by the coding sequence ATGATCCTTGTTGACTGGCAGATAACGGATCGCATCGAGCGTGGATATATAGGTATTGACCCGTATAATCCTGAGTTAATACAACCAAATTCAATTGATATCAGGCTTGGAAATCATTTTGTCTGGTATACACCAGGTGATGAGATTATTGATCCATATATCCGTGATACTGTGACCGGCGGCACTGAGGAGATGACTGCCGAAAGTATTGTCCTCCATCCCGGCCAGTTTGTTCTGGCAGAAACTATGGAAGCCATCCGCCTGCCTGATAACATAGTAGCCAGTATTGAGGGAAAGAGCAGCATTGCACGACTTGGTATTGAGCTTCATCAGACCGGAGGATGGATTGATGCCGGATTTGCCGGCTCTATCACCCTAGAGATGTGTAATGTAAATCAGCGCCCGGTCAGGATGCATGCCGGAATGCCAATTGGTCAACTGGTCTTTTACACGACTGAGCGGGCACTTTGTCCGTACAATGCTAAAAAGGATGCAAAATACTTAAACCAGCGACAAGCCACGCTTTCACGATACTACGAGAATAAAAAACGAGCATGA
- a CDS encoding RNA methyltransferase, protein MPHIRIVLVEPLYEGNVGFAARVMKNFGFTDLILINPCTIGNEAKIRASHADDVLEHATVMTLDEVFRTSHRVIATTGSLSYSACHPTRMPFYSPKEIRDLIRDLDGTISILFGRENWGLSNEEVRRADIICTIPTSPLYPIINLSHAVGVICYELANLPKGVIPLATVDEMNHLYEHIDQYLDLVDHPGFKRESTMTLIRRVLGRCNLTWRECSTIHGLLRRSEWHFAPPQGEESSSHPDRTDPDHNDKQ, encoded by the coding sequence ATGCCCCATATACGGATTGTCCTTGTTGAACCGCTATATGAGGGAAATGTAGGATTTGCCGCCAGGGTGATGAAAAATTTCGGATTTACCGATCTCATCCTCATCAATCCCTGTACCATCGGAAACGAAGCCAAAATCCGGGCTTCACACGCGGATGATGTGCTCGAACATGCAACTGTGATGACACTAGATGAGGTATTTAGAACATCACACCGGGTGATTGCCACAACCGGATCACTCTCTTATTCTGCCTGTCATCCGACCCGAATGCCCTTTTATTCTCCTAAGGAAATCCGGGATCTTATTAGAGATCTAGATGGAACGATATCAATCCTCTTCGGGCGTGAAAACTGGGGGCTTTCAAATGAAGAGGTGAGACGGGCAGATATTATCTGCACCATTCCGACATCACCTCTCTATCCTATCATCAACCTCTCCCATGCTGTCGGAGTTATCTGTTATGAACTCGCAAATCTCCCAAAAGGAGTCATACCTCTGGCGACAGTAGATGAGATGAATCATCTCTATGAGCATATTGATCAGTACCTGGACCTGGTGGATCATCCAGGGTTCAAACGAGAATCGACTATGACCCTGATTCGACGGGTACTTGGGCGGTGTAATCTGACCTGGCGCGAGTGCAGTACCATTCATGGTCTTCTCAGGCGTTCTGAGTGGCATTTTGCACCACCACAGGGAGAGGAAAGCTCTTCACATCCGGATCGTACTGATCCTGATCATAATGATAAACAGTAA
- a CDS encoding phosphoglycerol geranylgeranyltransferase, with translation MHTKWKTWAHVTKLDPDKHLTEDEIAEIATSGTDALILSGTLNITKDNMSQLRDQVKEYGLPLVVEPAGPESVIFHGIDLLYVASVMNTSDARWIVGKHRDWAMNPDIVWEKVIPEAYIVLNPNSAVGRVTGADCGISAEEVAAYASIADHYFKFPIVYIEYSGMYGNPDIVKRAGEAIDHAVLYYGGGIDSAEKAAEMAKYADTIVVGNAVYEKGVKTLLETVQAVQ, from the coding sequence ATGCATACAAAATGGAAGACCTGGGCTCACGTTACCAAGCTTGACCCGGACAAACATCTCACCGAAGATGAAATCGCAGAAATTGCAACAAGTGGAACAGATGCCCTCATTCTTTCAGGCACGCTCAATATTACCAAAGACAACATGTCACAGCTCCGTGACCAGGTGAAGGAATACGGGCTCCCACTTGTTGTTGAACCAGCCGGACCTGAATCAGTAATTTTTCACGGCATCGATCTGTTGTATGTTGCAAGCGTTATGAACACCTCCGATGCCCGGTGGATAGTTGGCAAACACCGTGACTGGGCAATGAATCCTGATATCGTATGGGAAAAGGTCATTCCCGAAGCTTACATTGTATTAAATCCAAACTCAGCAGTGGGCCGTGTTACGGGGGCTGACTGCGGGATTTCTGCTGAAGAAGTGGCCGCATATGCTTCCATCGCTGATCATTACTTCAAATTTCCGATAGTATATATTGAATACAGCGGTATGTACGGAAATCCTGACATTGTAAAACGGGCCGGCGAGGCTATCGATCATGCGGTTCTTTACTATGGCGGTGGCATCGACTCCGCAGAAAAGGCTGCAGAGATGGCAAAATATGCTGATACGATAGTTGTTGGAAATGCAGTCTATGAAAAGGGTGTTAAGACCCTTCTTGAGACCGTCCAGGCAGTTCAGTGA
- a CDS encoding DNA topoisomerase I: MHLIIAEKNIAANRIAQILSGKDKVSAKKEGGVNVYTFGDKISIGLRGHVVEVDFVEGYTNWRSQERPPRSLIDAETIKRPTEPAIVKLIHKIAKKANRVTIATDFDTEGELIGKEAYELVRAVNPKVPIDRARFSAITKEEINRAFSEPSDLDFDLAAAGEARQVVDLIWGASLTRFISLAAKRGGGNILSVGRVQSPTLAMIVDREKEIESFIPEPYWEISLTTEKDGQSIIARHAEGRFTDKKLADAAYAGTKDPLVVTEVKEGKRVDRAPTPFDTTQFIVAAARIGYSAANAMRVAEELYMNGFISYPRTDNTIYPPSLNLDNILTTLEKTKFARDVAWVRKNRRTKPTEGKKSSTDHPPIHPTGVATEEQLGENWKLYELVVRRFLATLSPDAEWATMRIGMDATGQNYVATGSRLTEAGWRTVYPYSEAKDSILPVVKKGEKLKIQDLNLEEKQTQPPPRYSQSKLIQVMEELGLGTKSTRHEVIQKLISRKYIEGNPLRPTLVGKAVTESLEAHASTITRPDMTQKLEQAMEAIKVRNKSRDGVVDDSRKMLHQVFDELEPNEAVIGQEIMGQTDEELTIGPCPVCGKDLRIRRKGGSQFIGCNGYPDCTCNISLPGTMWGSAVRTKKVCEVHNLFHVSLIAKGARPWEMGCPLCQLIEQQKEHYAKMPAMTEALQQKLLDAKIFSLYELSKLEPAVLAKKLGITKKQAETLIHEANDVLDLIRRRSECKKFMKQFVPPKRGRSHTKVMNGFTESGINCIGDIASATIESLKKTGLSEEEAKTLKSEAISLIAKNQLKDIGIPAVSLKRYQEAGFLTPEDIASAHPAYLAFKTGISIETVGKHATLITQSLGKPDPVKISKKAFESGKIELTSLPGVGESTLEHLYRAGIFDKKSLISADPAKVAKSGGLSKDHLKKLQAAAVV; encoded by the coding sequence ATGCATCTGATTATTGCCGAAAAAAACATTGCAGCAAACCGGATAGCACAGATCCTTTCCGGAAAGGATAAAGTTTCGGCAAAAAAGGAGGGTGGGGTGAATGTATACACCTTTGGCGACAAGATATCAATCGGACTTCGTGGCCATGTGGTTGAGGTCGATTTCGTTGAAGGGTATACCAACTGGCGGTCACAGGAACGACCTCCCCGGTCATTAATCGATGCAGAGACCATTAAACGTCCTACAGAACCTGCAATAGTAAAATTGATCCATAAAATAGCCAAAAAGGCAAACCGTGTTACCATAGCAACTGATTTTGATACCGAAGGGGAACTTATCGGGAAGGAGGCATATGAGCTGGTCCGGGCAGTCAATCCGAAAGTGCCCATTGATCGTGCACGGTTTTCAGCTATTACCAAGGAAGAGATCAACCGGGCCTTTTCAGAACCCAGTGATCTGGATTTTGATCTTGCAGCGGCAGGGGAAGCCAGGCAGGTAGTTGATCTCATCTGGGGAGCATCACTTACCAGGTTTATCAGTCTGGCTGCAAAACGGGGTGGAGGAAACATACTTTCCGTGGGACGTGTCCAGTCACCAACACTTGCGATGATAGTTGATCGCGAGAAAGAGATTGAGTCTTTTATTCCCGAACCCTACTGGGAGATCTCCCTGACAACTGAGAAAGATGGTCAGTCTATTATTGCACGTCATGCAGAAGGCCGTTTTACTGATAAGAAACTCGCCGATGCGGCATATGCCGGGACAAAGGATCCGCTTGTTGTTACCGAAGTCAAGGAAGGAAAACGGGTAGACCGGGCGCCGACTCCATTTGACACAACCCAGTTTATCGTTGCCGCAGCACGGATTGGTTATTCTGCAGCAAATGCAATGCGAGTTGCAGAAGAACTCTATATGAACGGATTTATCTCATATCCGCGTACAGACAATACCATCTATCCTCCATCCCTGAACCTTGACAATATTCTGACCACGCTAGAAAAGACAAAATTTGCCCGGGATGTTGCTTGGGTCAGGAAAAACAGGCGGACAAAACCGACCGAAGGAAAGAAATCCTCAACCGATCACCCTCCAATCCATCCGACAGGTGTTGCGACCGAAGAGCAGCTTGGTGAGAACTGGAAATTGTATGAACTGGTAGTACGCAGATTCCTTGCAACCCTGTCACCAGATGCCGAGTGGGCAACCATGCGGATCGGGATGGATGCAACCGGACAAAATTATGTTGCAACCGGATCCCGTCTGACCGAGGCCGGATGGAGGACGGTATACCCATACTCAGAGGCGAAAGATTCCATCCTCCCTGTAGTCAAAAAGGGAGAAAAACTGAAGATACAGGATCTGAACCTTGAAGAGAAGCAGACGCAGCCACCACCGCGGTATTCACAGAGTAAACTTATCCAGGTGATGGAAGAGCTGGGTCTTGGGACAAAATCCACCAGACATGAAGTGATCCAAAAGCTCATCTCCCGTAAATATATCGAAGGAAATCCACTCCGGCCAACTCTTGTCGGGAAAGCTGTAACTGAATCACTGGAAGCGCATGCTTCAACCATCACCAGACCTGATATGACCCAGAAGCTTGAACAGGCGATGGAAGCTATCAAGGTCAGAAATAAGTCCCGTGATGGGGTGGTTGATGATTCCCGAAAGATGCTTCATCAGGTATTTGATGAATTGGAACCAAATGAGGCAGTCATCGGCCAGGAGATTATGGGTCAGACAGATGAAGAGCTGACCATCGGACCATGCCCGGTGTGCGGAAAGGATCTTCGTATTCGTCGGAAGGGTGGTTCTCAATTTATCGGGTGTAACGGGTATCCGGACTGTACTTGTAACATATCTCTTCCAGGGACGATGTGGGGATCAGCGGTCAGGACAAAGAAGGTCTGTGAGGTTCATAATCTCTTCCACGTCAGTCTTATCGCAAAAGGTGCCCGACCGTGGGAGATGGGATGTCCGCTCTGTCAGCTCATCGAGCAGCAGAAAGAGCACTATGCAAAGATGCCCGCAATGACCGAGGCTCTTCAGCAGAAACTTCTTGATGCAAAGATATTTTCATTGTATGAACTCTCGAAACTGGAGCCTGCAGTTCTGGCGAAAAAGCTAGGAATCACCAAAAAGCAGGCTGAAACGTTAATTCATGAAGCAAATGACGTTCTTGATCTCATCCGGAGAAGATCGGAATGTAAAAAGTTCATGAAGCAGTTTGTACCCCCAAAACGGGGCCGGAGTCATACAAAGGTCATGAACGGTTTTACCGAGTCGGGGATAAACTGCATCGGAGACATTGCATCGGCTACCATTGAATCACTAAAAAAGACCGGACTCTCCGAAGAAGAAGCAAAGACATTAAAAAGTGAAGCCATCTCCCTGATTGCGAAAAACCAGCTTAAAGATATCGGCATTCCTGCCGTATCACTAAAGCGGTATCAGGAAGCCGGTTTTTTAACACCAGAAGATATCGCCTCTGCTCATCCGGCATACCTTGCATTCAAGACCGGCATCTCCATTGAGACGGTTGGAAAGCACGCAACCCTGATTACGCAGTCATTAGGAAAGCCGGATCCGGTAAAGATATCCAAAAAAGCATTTGAATCAGGGAAAATTGAACTTACCTCCCTTCCCGGGGTCGGGGAGTCTACCCTTGAGCACCTGTATCGAGCTGGAATCTTTGATAAAAAATCCCTTATTTCTGCAGATCCGGCTAAGGTTGCAAAATCAGGTGGCCTGTCAAAAGATCATCTGAAAAAACTGCAGGCTGCAGCAGTGGTATGA